CTCGTTTCAGGTGCAGGAGTCTCCGGCGGGCAACCTGGTGGTCGGCTTGACCCGGCTGGGTGCCGCCGGCGGCATCGGCGGCAGCGGAGACCTCATGACCCTGCGCTTCACCGCCGTGGGCTCGGGCTCCGGCTCGCTCACGTTCGCCGCCAGCCAGGCCTTTGACAATCAGGGCCTGGGGCTACCGGGAGTCGCCTTCGGCGGCGGTACGGTCCAGGTTCAGCTGTGATCACCGGCCCTGCAGCGGGCCGCTTTGTTCTTGCATCCGCTGAGTGCGGACGATGGGGGAGAGAGGCGTGAAACAACCGGTTTTCTACAACACCATGGGGCGCAAACTCGAGCCTTTCGAGCCCCTCACCGAGGGTCAGGTGCGGCTCTACACCTGTGGCCCCACGGTCTACAACACGGTGCACATCGGCAATCTCCGCACCTTCCTCTTCGAGGATCTGCTGCGCCGTGCCCTGCGCTACCTGGGCTACGACGTGCAGCAGGTGATGAACCTCACCGACGTCGACGACAAGACCATCCGCGGCGCCCAGGAGCAGGGCGTCGAGCTGGACGAGTTCACCGCTCCTCACATCCAGAGTTTCTTCGAGGACCTGGACACCCTGGGGATGGAGCGGGCGGAGGAGTATCCGCGGGCCACGGAGCACGTGGAGCAGATGATCTCCATGATCGAGCAGCTCGTCGAGCGAGGCCACGCCTACGAGAAGGACGGCTCGGTGTGGTTCCGCATCGGCTCCGACGACGACTACGGCCGGCTCTCGGGCTTCGACCTGGATCAGGTGCGCCAGGGGGAGCGGGTGGCCAGCGACGAGTACGAAAAGGACGACGTCCGGGACTTCGTGCTGTGGAAGGGCGCCAAGGAAGGGGAGCCGAGTTGGGATTCCCCCTGGGGCCCGGGACGCCCGGGATGGCATATCGAGTGCTCCGCCATGAGCATGGAGTATCTCGGCGAGAGCTTCGACATCCACTGCGGCGGCGTCGACAACATCTTCCCCCACCACGAGA
This sequence is a window from Acidobacteriota bacterium. Protein-coding genes within it:
- the cysS gene encoding cysteine--tRNA ligase, with translation MKQPVFYNTMGRKLEPFEPLTEGQVRLYTCGPTVYNTVHIGNLRTFLFEDLLRRALRYLGYDVQQVMNLTDVDDKTIRGAQEQGVELDEFTAPHIQSFFEDLDTLGMERAEEYPRATEHVEQMISMIEQLVERGHAYEKDGSVWFRIGSDDDYGRLSGFDLDQVRQGERVASDEYEKDDVRDFVLWKGAKEGEPSWDSPWGPGRPGWHIECSAMSMEYLGESFDIHCGGVDNIFPHHENEIAQSECATGETFSRYWLHSEHLIVDGEKMSKSLGNFYTLRELLEKGVDPRALRYLFLSVHYRQKLNFTFDSLGAASAALKRLDELRFRLEHAQEQGPSRPAVQEACEELLERFGDALADDLNMSRALAELFGFLKRINRAIEDKQMGEGDAARAQGALAEVDTVLGVLDPAKWPAVGEAASGPSDEEIQSLVDQRTEARAAKDFATADELRARLDELGIILKDGPDGTVWRRG